Within Hyla sarda isolate aHylSar1 chromosome 7, aHylSar1.hap1, whole genome shotgun sequence, the genomic segment CATTGCCGTCGGATTGATGAGAGTTTAGTGGagacacagagctacctggcagCAGCAGGGAGCTCTCTTGTGACTGCTACTGGCCCAtccacagtgtgaaatacgctgtggatgtgctacgtgtgaccttaccctgCACAAGGATTCATGTTAGTCAAAACATTTCACTCATACGAGTCATAAACAAATAAGATCGGTCAGCATCTGAAGACCCGCGGCACAACTTACCTCAGAGATGGTCTTTGTCATCTGTCTACAAAGCTCGGCCTCGTACTTCTCCTCCTGCAGGTAACTGGTCAGGACGTCTTTTAATATATTATTCACTGTGGCTACAGGAAAGCGTCGCCCTGGACCTAAGGAGGCAATAAAGGGTATTATGCAAAATATATAAGACGTGAACTACTATGGAACCAACAAAGGAGATTTCACAGATATAAGAGGAACCTGTCATCATTCTAATGCTGCTGGAACCACGGGCTGGATGAAACAAGGACATCAGGTCCCACAGGCCTCGAATGATAAATCTCTATAACCAAACAGGTCAAGCAAGGTCAGCTGAGAGGGTAGAGGTCCGGTTGGACCCCCCTGATGACTCAGGAAGcagtataggaggtagtattatagtagttatattcttgtatataggagcagtattatagtagttatattcttgtatataggagcagtattatagtagttatattcttgtatataggagcagtattatagtagttatattcttgtatataggagcagtattatagtagttatattcttgtatataggagcagtattatagtagttatattcttgtatataggagtagtattatagtagttatattcttgtatataggagcagtattatagtagttatattcttgtatataggagcagtattatagtagttatattcttgtatataggagcagtattatagtagttatattcttgtatataggagcagtattatagtagatatattcttgtatataggggcagtattatagtagttatattcttgtatataggaggcagtattatagtagttatattcttgtatataggagcagtattatagtagatatattcttgtatataggagcagtattatagtagttatattcttgtgtataggagcagtattatagtagttatattcttgtatataggaggcagtattatagtagttatattcttgtatataggagcagtattatagtagttatattcttgtatataggagcagtattatagtagttatattcttgtatataggagcagtattatagtagttatattcttgtatatagaagcagtattatagtagttatattcttgtatataggagcagtattatagtagttatattcttgtatataggagcagtattatagtagttatattcttgtatataggaggcagtattatagtagttatattcttgtatataggaggcagtgttatagtagatatattcttgtatattggagcagtattatagtagatatattcttgtatataggaggcagtattatagtagttatattcttgtatataggagcagtattatagtagttatattcttgtatataggagacagtattatagtagttatattcttgtatataggagacagtattatagtagttatattcttgtatataggagcagtattatagtagttatattcttatatataggagcagtattatagtagatatattcttgtatataggagcagtattatagtagatatattcttatatataggagcagtattatagtagttatattcttgtatataggagcagtattatagtagttatattcttgtatataggagcagtattatagtagttatattcttgtatataggagacagtattatagtagttatattcttgtatataggagcagtattatagcagttatattcttgtatataggagacagtattatagtagttatattcttgtatataggagcagtattatagcagttatattcttgtatataggagcagtattatagttgttatattcttatatacaggagcaatattatagtagttatattcttgtatatgggagcagtattatagtagttatattcttgtatataggagcagtattatagtagttatattcttgtatataagagcagtattatagtagttattttcttgtacatgAAGTGGGTAGTGTCACTGTAGTTATTTATTAGTCAGCTATCCTTTAGTGACATTCAGTACCTAACTGGTAGGTGTTTTCCACTTGCACTGCAGGACGGGTGATGTCATCATGATGCCCTGGTTCATCGATATAAGACACTGTACTCATAGAACTGCAAGGAAAATAAATATTGTTGATAAAGGCGACCCATACACATTGGACCAGTGGGTTGCCTCCAGtccttgtaaaactacaactcccagcatgcccggacagccttaggctgtccgggcatgctgggagttgtagttttgcaacagctggaggcaccctggttgggaaacactgcgataAACCATCAGATCTACTTACTCTCTGGATTCCCGGGGTTTGTTGTGAGTCTCCCGCGGTCTGACCTCATGGCTGCTCAGCGATGAGATGCTTCCTCTCTTCTTCAGCAGGCGGGCGGCCTTGTCTTTCGCAGCGTCAGACATTGCTATAAATATTAGGGCGAAGTCACTGCGGggcagaaagaaaaaaatgacttttagattttttttataaattagaaAAAGTAAAATTTATTACAAATTCTCACTAATTTCTCCATAATAGCAGATCGTGTCGATGGTGACACAGAACATCCTGGACTTTGTATCTTAGTAcattgatccctcaacttacaatggcctcaacatacaatagtttcaacatacaatggtcttttctggaccattgtaacttgaaaccagactcaacatacaatgtacagacagtccagatctgcgaaacgtgtcaatggccagaagaaccgaccaatcagaatgggcattttactggtaaatcacctctattactgaagtacaagcactgaatggctgtctggtagcgccccctacagtacagggaagaacTACAAGTtccgtactactccttacctgtgccagggttagctgctcctttggacaccaagtaagggcggctccatttgggacactgcgtgtactgtataggaccctgaagaagctcctgtcctctacataaaccattgtttcccaaccagggtgcctccagctgttgcaaaactacaactcccagcatgcccggacagccaacggctgtccgggcatgctgggagttgtagttttgcaacagctggaggcaccctggttgggaaacactgacatagacagtgattacagctcccagcagatctttattacttttatatataaggatttgctttatctatattagttatctacttatttttctttaatcctcactttttcctatttttggatgacattttggggcttcagaaccaattaccaggtttccatagaattatggtctcagcatacaatggtttcaacatacaatggtcgtcctggaaccaattaatattgtaacttgagggaccactgtattataaaGGTAAATGGGGGAATTAATAAAGCTTCTACCCCTGTGTTTAGGTGGGGAAAAGGCACTCGGTTTGCGCAAAAGTATGCAACTATGTTATGTCTGTTTCCAAAAAAAGTGGGTGTGGCTTAGTGTAAAGTGGGCCTGGCTAAGTTGATGGGTGTGGCTTAGTGTAAATGGGAGGTGGCCTAATCTCCTATATAATTTACAACAATATACGGTAGCGagctacagtaaaaaa encodes:
- the DYNLT5 gene encoding dynein light chain Tctex-type 5, giving the protein MSDAAKDKAARLLKKRGSISSLSSHEVRPRETHNKPRESRDSMSTVSYIDEPGHHDDITRPAVQVENTYQLGPGRRFPVATVNNILKDVLTSYLQEEKYEAELCRQMTKTISEVVKARVKDLMIPRYKIIVLIYIGQLNDQSMRVGSRCIWDPACDTFSSYTFKNSSLFALANVYAVYYE